Below is a window of Arabidopsis thaliana chromosome 2, partial sequence DNA.
CACTAATACGTATGATACTACGTCAAtgtataaataaagagaaaaggCAAAGGCTATGGAGACCAATAACCATAGAGTGAAGGTGGGTGAAGTGGAATGATAAGTTAGATTACTGTGAACAATGTATGCAAGTTGTTCACTTACATCACAAGTGCATGCACGTCTTTAATGTTGACCCATCTACACACCGGCCTACACATATTCTTCTCAAGTTTGATATGTACATGTACTGGTACGGTCGTATATGTCTGTATAACATCGTATGTAGTACGTATGTTGACAGAGAAACAGGCGTATACATTTGCTATCAAAATCCATTCCACAAAAACTCCCCTCATGTTTTTACAacacaaactaaaataatcaagtttttaaccacaaaaacttcaaatacTCGTTCGGATTCAGCGAAATCAGTTTAATGTATTCCGATACATAAACCGTAGCTCTAATTTAGCTTAtcagaaagacaaaaaaacgggtaaaaaaattgattgtgTTAGTTGTGTAGTGAAAGCaggaaatgaaaaaattgCTGAATGATTTCAATCGCAAATGTTGTGTAATATTTAGATATTAACTTCCAATAGTGTCTATTATATGCCAAAGTTAGCATTATTATATGCAACCGCAAATCGCAAATTGTTTACAATTTAGAAGTTAGTTTCCAATAGTGTCTATTAAGCCTGTTTTGTAAGATCCTACATAGGCCAATCGCAATACGGCAAAAGAGAAAGCAGTAATTCTAGGCTTCTATACTCTTTCAATGTAACATAGCTAATAGAGAGAGACCATGATCCAAAATTCTGAGCATAAATATCTCCAGTGATAAAGATTAGGCGCAACAAGTggcaaataaaaaaagaacaaagctcatttatatgtatattgtttaaaattaGGCACACCAACTAAAAATCCCTTTTAAAGACCTTAATTCACGAAACAGAGCATTTTGTCTTTCTTAAACTTGCAATTTAGGAACACTACAACAAGAAGCTGATTCTTACATAAActtgttaaaagaaaattcgaAACCAAAAAAGCAGCATTCCCCATTTTTAGCAAAACCTTGTGTTTCCAAGCTTATTATAGCATTTGAGCAGCTGTGTTTAGCTTCTCCGCTAGACTCAACTGTGTCCTTGTTATGCTTGATAGGTACAACAGAAGCAATTGGTCCTGAAATAACAGAAGAAACAACCATTAGTTTTTTACAAAGTGTTTTGCTTTGGCTTGAAATTTACAATCTTTTACCTGGAGACTATCATTCACGAGGTTATCGAAGACTTGTGGAGGTAACTTGGGAAGGGAGGCTACTGCATCTGCAATGAATCGTCCAATGTTGTTGTCTGGAGCTATTTGACCTCCCTGGgaaatttcattaaaactcTGTATCAAAGATCATGTATCTATGGTCGATAATAGACAGTCAAGGATATCATAAGCTTACCACGACACTGTCAACATATTTGTAGACATCGTTGATTAGAGTTAACAGCCTCTCCATTGTTAACTCCATTCCTTCCAAGTCATTTGGGAGTTTGTCAACAGATGTTGCCTTAAGTACATCGACTGTGGatcaaaatgatgtttttaaatCAGTCACAATCATTAATCTACTGAACAGACACAACCAAAGATCATCTATTCCCGTTGGTTCATTCACAATCATTAGGGAAACAATCTCTAGATACTGAATCAACCATGCAGAAACTGAACTACTTAGACAATTGAGGAATGAGGACTGTTATGTATTTTGAATATAGAATTGGTTACTAATAAAAGGATAGAATACTCACATCCGACTCTCTCAGCATCAACCATGCGGAGATCAACAGGAATCTCTTGAAAATGTGCAACGAGTTGTCGATCACCGAGTGAGAGGTTTGAAGAGacaaaagctttgatagtACCCTCACCATTAGTAAACCCAGTATCCACAGTTAGGTGAATTGGGTTGGGTACTTCTCTAGCATAGAAATCATGAATCAGCGAACTACCGCCATTAACCCCAGCACCAGTTGAATACCTGCAAATCAATAAACTTGTTCAATCAACTATTCCAAAATGAGAAACTACCTAATGCAGTGTTCCAACACAGCTACAAGAATCATGTGACAAAGATATGAGACTAATCATGAGAGTATAAGAGAATAAGAGTGGGAAACGAGAAGTACCAGCCGACAATAGTTTCCTTTGAATTCACCTTAAGGTGTGAAGCTAACATATTGTGGTGGTAATCAATATCCACAGCAACCTGCATCCATATCAAACCATAACCCTCAAAACTtatcacaagtcacaacctTGGGGTATGAAGCTAACACTACTCCTATAAACATTCACATCCTAACAAGCAAATCTTCAGCTACGAAAGATCTAGGATCTCCAACGATAGAGAATcgagagagaggagaaatTTAGAGATCAAAATTTCGAACCTGATCGGATGATTCATTGTGAGGGACGGCGTATGAATTGCGGATATCGACGGTTCCGTCAGGTAAGATAGATCCGAGGAGAGTTCCGATGACTCGTTCAGCTGAGTCAGGACGTCTCACGAAGCAATCACAGACGTTAAAGATAACGAGAGGGTGGATCCTCGCCGTGAGTACAGAGGTTGTAGCGGACGCCGTTGATGACGGAGACACAAATTGCAAGATGGTGTGCTCGCTCGTCGCCGCCATGGTTAAGATTCTGAGAAGGGGTAAAAGGCGCGAGAGAGTGGAGATTTAGGGTTTCCGATGTGAGCGTCAGAGGAAGGTAGGAGAAGGCATCAATGATACAGAAGATAGGTTATGTGCCAGTGGGCCTACAAACAGGCCcattaaatgtttttcttggaCTAATGAATGAATACTCATTCAAACACTTCCCTTCTTTCTCTTAATGAAATTTGTTGAAcacaaaaaacagagaaaggcAATGTCGTTTTATACATCGGTTTGGTTACTCATCGtcggtttgggttttttataacgtttttgtgtgtgtgtttatcattgaattttgaatattatacACTGTGAAAGtgaaattgtgtttttctcATAATTTAACATCTACAAAGGATAGGTGtgaaattgtgtttttctcATACACTAACATCTACGAAGGATAGGTGGTGATTTGTTGACGATTAGTCAGAGCATATAGATTAGTCGTTACTCGTTAGTAGACCACCCATATTTGAATTACGACTTGTGGATAATTCAAAGTATGGATTACGATATTCGTAAATGTTATCGTTTGTTAAAAAATCtcataaatcatataaaaatgaatttgtaTTCAAATATGGATCGTCAAATGTTCCAAAAATTTCACTATCTTACAAActaaattaaaccaaaccaccaatttaaatttatattaaataattataccagcagaaattaaaatttaatcatcCCAAATGACTCCAAAACTCTCCCAGAAACGTCTTTGCCGCGTCAAGGCTCGGGAAATACGTCGGCTCCATAAATATCTGACTCAGTGAGTCACACGACTCTTGACTCGCCGTCGCGTTCATCTCCGCACTTCCCATCATAGCCGCCACTAACTGCCTATACCCAAAGAAGAAACTCTTCGCCGCCGCTTCCACCGCTTGCATCCCCTGAAGCAAATGAATCTTATCGCACTCTGTCTTCCTCGCGTAAAGCTTCATCGCCGCCTCTTGTAATCTTGGTCCTCCGGTTGGATCTACCTCAACCGCCAAGACCGCCGGTACTTTCTGTCTCAGATCTTTCgacatcttcatcatctccactAATCCTTTAGATCTGAAACAAAACGCATCGTTTTTACCCGTCGATTTGATCTGTAActgtttcttcaatttcaaaaaatcttCCGGATCCATCAACATATGAAGATCTTCAATCTCCGCTAAAATTTTCCAGATCTTCTCCAGCAAGTAAACATCGTTTGAAGCTTTTCcgaatttctcttcttcgatACTTGAGACGATTCGATTCAGAAGATTTCCAGATGCGTAGATCCACGATTCGAGGATCTGGTGAATGATATAGAGAGTTTGATTCTCGTGATTATCGATATGATCTGCGTATGGATTATCCTTGAGGCTATAGATCTCGTTTGGTCGGCAAATCGCATCGTACCGGAGATTTGGTTTTCCGGCGATGTTTTGTTCACCGAGTCCGAGCGTGTACTTACACCGACTCATCTCGTTATCGATCGTATATAAGATCTTCTTCCCCAAAGCCTCTGATCTCCTCCACGTAGCTAGCT
It encodes the following:
- the EIF2 gene encoding eukaryotic translation initiation factor 2 (eukaryotic translation initiation factor 2 (EIF2); FUNCTIONS IN: translation initiation factor activity; INVOLVED IN: pollen germination, translational initiation, embryo development; LOCATED IN: eukaryotic translation initiation factor 3 complex, nucleus, membrane, cytoplasm; EXPRESSED IN: 26 plant structures; EXPRESSED DURING: 13 growth stages; CONTAINS InterPro DOMAIN/s: Mov34/MPN/PAD-1 (InterPro:IPR000555); BEST Arabidopsis thaliana protein match is: Mov34/MPN/PAD-1 family protein (TAIR:AT3G11270.2); Has 1103 Blast hits to 1103 proteins in 237 species: Archae - 0; Bacteria - 0; Metazoa - 465; Fungi - 269; Plants - 187; Viruses - 0; Other Eukaryotes - 182 (source: NCBI BLink).), which gives rise to MAATSEHTILQFVSPSSTASATTSVLTARIHPLVIFNVCDCFVRRPDSAERVIGTLLGSILPDGTVDIRNSYAVPHNESSDQVAVDIDYHHNMLASHLKVNSKETIVGWYSTGAGVNGGSSLIHDFYAREVPNPIHLTVDTGFTNGEGTIKAFVSSNLSLGDRQLVAHFQEIPVDLRMVDAERVGFDVLKATSVDKLPNDLEGMELTMERLLTLINDVYKYVDSVVGGQIAPDNNIGRFIADAVASLPKLPPQVFDNLVNDSLQDQLLLLYLSSITRTQLSLAEKLNTAAQML
- the HSPRO2 gene encoding ortholog of sugar beet HS1 PRO-1 2 (ortholog of sugar beet HS1 PRO-1 2 (HSPRO2); CONTAINS InterPro DOMAIN/s: Hs1pro-1, C-terminal (InterPro:IPR009743), Hs1pro-1, N-terminal (InterPro:IPR009869); BEST Arabidopsis thaliana protein match is: Hs1pro-1 protein (TAIR:AT3G55840.1); Has 71 Blast hits to 71 proteins in 18 species: Archae - 0; Bacteria - 0; Metazoa - 0; Fungi - 0; Plants - 60; Viruses - 0; Other Eukaryotes - 11 (source: NCBI BLink).) — translated: MVDMDWKRKMVSSDLPNSPKLSSKLHVTIPSPFKIVPVSSPISCSAPALCSAYELYLRLPELRKLWSSRDFPQWTSEPILKPALQALEISFRLVFAVCSDTRPYINHREWNRRLDSLITKQIQLVAAICEDEEEEGISAEAPVGGGRSSLSLLPQLATWRRSEALGKKILYTIDNEMSRCKYTLGLGEQNIAGKPNLRYDAICRPNEIYSLKDNPYADHIDNHENQTLYIIHQILESWIYASGNLLNRIVSSIEEEKFGKASNDVYLLEKIWKILAEIEDLHMLMDPEDFLKLKKQLQIKSTGKNDAFCFRSKGLVEMMKMSKDLRQKVPAVLAVEVDPTGGPRLQEAAMKLYARKTECDKIHLLQGMQAVEAAAKSFFFGYRQLVAAMMGSAEMNATASQESCDSLSQIFMEPTYFPSLDAAKTFLGEFWSHLG